Proteins co-encoded in one Quercus robur chromosome 8, dhQueRobu3.1, whole genome shotgun sequence genomic window:
- the LOC126694764 gene encoding (-)-germacrene D synthase-like, translating into MYAQVSAVASPTKNDMPQTVRRSANYQPSIWGDRFLTYGAEFLETEDNLKQQVQELKEEVWSMLTSPVEKPSQKLNLIDALQRLGVSYHFENEIEETLQQLHMTLHDSDDQENDDDLYIVALQFRLLRQQGYNISSEKFTKFKDSKGNFKESLIDETRAMLSLYEATHVRVHGEDILDEALIFTTTHLEFVASNLSTPLAAQVSHALKQPIRKGLPRLEARHYFSIYQEDPSHDKVLLTFAKLDFNLLQKMHQKELSDIARWWKELNFSKKLPFIRDRVIECYFWILGVYFEPKYFLARRILTKVIAMTSIIDDIYDVYGTLEEIEVFTKAIERWDISATDQLPEYMKVCYKALLDVYCEMEEKIGEGRSYRIRHAIEAMKNQVRAYFDEAKWFHQNHIPTMDEYMQISLVTSGYPMLATTSLVGMGDVVPNDCFEWVSSNPKIVTASAVVSRLMDDIVSHKFEQARGHVASAVECYMAQFGATEEEAINEFRKQVTDAWKDINKECLYPTTVPMPVLMRIVNLSRVMDVVYKDQDGYTNAGIVLKDFIRSMLIDPVPL; encoded by the exons ATGTATGCTCAAGTTTCAGCAGTAGCTTCCCCAACCAAAAATGATATGCCACAAACTGTTCGTCGATCAGCAAATTATCAACCTAGCATTTGGGGTGATCGTTTCCTCACATATGGTGCTGAGTTCTTG GAAACTGAGGACAATTTGAAGCAACAAGTTCAAGAATTGAAGGAAGAGGTGTGGTCAATGCTAACATCTCCAGTTGAGAAGCCCTCACAAAAACTAAACTTGATTGATGCACTTCAGCGCTTAGGCGTGTCTTaccattttgaaaatgaaattgaagAAACTTTGCAACAATTACATATGACGCTTCATGATAGTGATGACCAAGAAAATGATGATGACCTTTATATTGTTGCTCTCCAATTTCGATTACTTAGACAACAAGGCTATAACATTTCAAGTG AAAAGTTCACCAAGTTCAAGGATAGCAAGGGGAATTTCAAAGAATCACTTATCGATGAAACGCGGGCAATGTTAAGCTTGTATGAGGCCACACATGTCAGGGTCCACGGGGAAGATATACTAGATGAAGCTCTTATATTCACTACCACACATCTTGAGTTTGTAGCATCAAACTTAAGCACTCCACTAGCTGCACAAGTAAGCCATGCCTTAAAGCAACCTATCCGCAAAGGACTACCAAGGTTAGAGGCAAGGCATTACTTTTCTATCTACCAAGAAGATCCTTCACATGATAAAGTTCTTCTTACCTTTGCAAAGTTAGATTTCAACCTATTGCAGAAAATGCACCAGAAAGAACTTTCTGATATTGCAAG GTGGTGGAAAGAGCTAAACTTTTCCAAGAAGTTGCCCTTCATTAGAGACAGAGTGATTGAGTGTTACTTCTGGATATTGGGAGTGTACTTCGAGCCTAAATATTTCCTTGCTAGAAGAATACTAACCAAAGTGATAGCCATGACCTCGATTATTGATGACATCTATGATGTGTATGGCACACTTGAAGAGATTGAGGTCTTTACTAAAGCAATCGAGAG GTGGGACATTAGTGCCACTGATCAACTTCCGGAGTACATGAAAGTGTGTTACAAAGCACTCCTAGACGTTTATTGTGAGATGGAAGAAAAAATAGGTGAAGGAAGATCATACCGCATTAGACATGCAATAGAAGCA ATGAAGAATCAAGTTCGAGCTTACTTTGATGAAGCCAAATGGTTCCACCAAAATCACATACCAACAATGGACGAATATATGCAGATTTCACTTGTTACAAGTGGCTATCCAATGTTAGCAACCACATCGTTGGTTGGAATGGGAGACGTTGTTCCAAATGATTGCTTCGAGTGGGTGTCTAGCAACCCCAAAATAGTCACAGCCTCTGCAGTGGTTAGTAGACTAATGGATGACATAGTGTCACATAAG TTTGAGCAAGCTAGAGGGCATGTTGCTTCAGCTGTTGAATGTTACATGGCACAATTTGGTGCaacagaagaagaagcaatCAATGAGTTTCGTAAACAAGTTACAGATGCATGGAAGGACATAAACAAAGAGTGCCTCTACCCAACTACTGTCCCCATGCCAGTTTTGATGCGAATTGTCAACCTTTCACGTGTGATGGATGTCGTGTATAAGGACCAAGATGGCTACACAAATGCTGGAATTGTGCTCAAAGATTTCATAAGGTCTATGCTCATTGATCCTGTACCGTTATAA